In the genome of Bordetella avium, the window CGTATCAAAATATTACAACAATGATGAAAATGCCTTGACCGTAGCTCTCAGCAAACCGCCGCCCCCCTGGATTATCGCCCCAGTTTTGCTAACCCTTCCTTCGAGAATCGTGGTCTCTTCTGTCCTACAAACGAAAACCGATAGAAAGGCGCAGCGTGGCTTAACCATGACAAACATTGCTCGCCCCCTCCGAGATGTGAGGCGGGCGGTATCCATGAAGTGGATCAACCAGGGCGCCGGCCTGGCAGATCACATCCCATCAAGGACGAATGGAGCAAGGCGACAGGTCAAGGATAGCGATAACTGCTATCGCCGGCACAGAGGCAAACAAGCGGGAGCTTGAGCATTTCCGCGTCGCGCCGACCGAAAAGCAAAAACGCGCCGAATTGGTAGCGGCGTAAATACAACACGCCGCGCCCAATGGCGCGTCTGCTTCGTCCAAAACAGCAAAGCCGACAAGCGGAGTTTTGCTCGAACGTACTGGGAAAATCTTGGCGCAAAGTTGTCTTTCCTACGCCAAAACAGCCCTAAAACAGCCCAAAAAAAACAAAACAAAAACTATAAGCAACTGATTTTTAAGGGGTTTCTTGGTGCGAAGGGCGGGACTCGAACCCGCACACCTGTTACGGCGTCAGGACCTAAACCTGGTGCGTCTACCAATTTCGCCACCTTCGCAAAGCCAAGCCTGCTATTGTAGCTTGCTTGTTAAAATCTTGCTCTATGAATCCAAGACTCGATGCTCTGAACCCCTATCCCTTCGAGAAGCTGCGTGCCTTGCTGGCTGAGGCCGGCTCGCCGCCGCAGGGGCTGGCTCCTATCAATCTGTCGATCGGTGAACCGAAACACGCCGCCCCCGCCCGTGTGGGAGAGGCGCTTTGCGCCAATTTGCAGGGCCTGTCAGTGTATCCGGCCACCAAGGGTGAGCCGGCCCTGCGCGAGGCCATCTCGCAATGGCTGGCGCAGCGCTACAGCATCCCGGCACCGGATGCCGATCGCGAGGTATTGCCGGTGCTCGGGTCACGCGAGGCCTTGTTTGCTTTTACGCAGGCGGTGGTGGACCCGGGCGCAGATGCTCTGGTGGTCTGCCCCAATCCTTTCTACCAGATTTACGAAGGCGCCACCCTGTTGGCTGGCGCTACGCCTTTTTACGTCAACGCGGACCCCGCCCGTGATTTCGGCTGCGACTGGGTTGCCGTGCCTGAAGCGGTGTGGCGGCGCACACAACTGGTTTTTGTGTGCTCGCCCGGAAATCCGGCAGGCAACGTCATGTCGCTGGAAGACTGGCAGGTTCTGTTCGATCTGTCGGACCGCTACGGCTTTGTCATTGCTTCGGATGAGTGCTATTCGGAGATTTATTTCGACGAGGCGCCCTTGGGCAGTCTCCAGGCGGCACGCCGTCTCGGACGTAACGACTACCGCAATGTGGTAGCGTTCTCCAGCCTGTCAAAGCGTTCGAACGTGCCAGGCCTGCGCTCGGGCTTCGTGGCGGGCGATGCACAGCTGATCGGCCGCTTTCTGCTGTATCGCACGTATCATGGCAGCGCCATGAGCCCGGTGATTGCCGCCGCGAGCGTGGCCGCCTGGACGGATGAGGATCATGTGGCCGAGAATCGGCGCGAGTATCGCGCCAAGTTCGAAGCGGTGGTGCCCATTCTGCAGCGCGTCATGGATGTGCGCATGCCGCAAGCCGCCTTTTATCTGTGGGCGCCCACGCCGGGACCCGATACGGCGTTTGTGCGCGATCTGTATGGCCGCACCGCTGTGACCGTGCTGCCTGGCAGCTTCCTGGCCCGTGAAGCTCACGGGGTGAACCCAGGCGACGGACGCGTACGTATCGCGCTGGTGGCGCCGCTCGAGCAGTGCGTCGAAGCAGCGGAGCGCATCGTGCATTTCATCAAGACTTCTGTTTGATCAACCCTTACCAATAAAGCGTCATGACTCTCGATCTGCAAACCACTATCGAAAAAGCCTGGGAAAGCCGAGCCAACCTGTCGCCTGCCGACGCGAGCGCCGAAGTTCGTGAAGCGGTCGAGCACACGATCGACGCGCTGGATCAAGGCCGCCTGCGCGTGGCCGACAAGTCCAGCGGTGAATGGATCGTGCATCAATGGATCAAGAAAGCGGTGCTGCTGTCCTTCCGCCTGCAAGATAACGAAGTGATGGGCGAAGCCCCCCTGACCTTCTACGACAAGGTGCAGACCAAGTTTGCCGACTTTGGCGCCGCCGCCTTCAAAGCAGGCGGTTACCGCGTGGTGCCGCCTGCCGTGGCCCGCCGTGGCTCCTTTATTGGCCGTAATGTGGTGCTGATGCCCTCTTACGTCAACATCGGCGCCTACGTTGACGAAGGCACGATGGTCGATACCTGGGCGACCGTAGGTTCTTGCGCTCAGATCGGCAAAAACGTTCACCTCTCGGGTGGCGTGGGCATCGGCGGCGTGCTGGAGCCGCTGCAGGCCAACCCCACCATCATCGAAGACAACTGCTTCATCGGCGCGCGCTCCGAAGTCGTGGAAGGCGTGGTGGTTGAAGAGAACTCCGTGCTGGCCATGGGCGTATTCCTGTCGCAAAGCACCAAGATCTTTGACCGCGCCACGGGCACGATCACCTATGGCCGAGTACCCTCGGGCTCTGTCGTGGTTCCCGGCTCGCTGCCGTCGGCAGACGGTTCGCATAGCCTGGCCTGCGCCGTGATCGTCAAGCGTGTGGATGCGCAGACCCGCGCCAAGACCAGCATCAACGATTTGCTGAGGGCGTAATGAGCGCAGTATTGGATCTGGTTCGGGACTTGATCGCCCGTCCGTCGGTCACGCCGCAAGACAAGGATTGTCAGCAAATGCTGGCGCAACGCCTGGCGCGCATCGGCTTTCAGTGCGAAACCATCGCGCGTGGCGGCGTGACCAATCTGTGGGCCCGGCGCGGCACACAGGGTCCGCTGGTCGTGTTCGCCGGGCACACCGATGTGGTGCCGCCCGGCCCGCGCGAAAAATGGGATAGCGATCCCTTCGTACCCACCGAGCGTGACGGCTATCTCTATGGCCGCGGCGCCTCTGACATGAAGAGTTCGATTGCCGCTTTCGTGGTGGCAGTGGAAGAATTCGTCGCGGCCCATCCCCAGCATGAGGGTTCGCTGGCCTTTTTGCTGACTTCCGACGAAGAAGGCCCCGCCATCGACGGCACCGTGATCGTCTGCGACGCGCTCCAGGCCCGCGGCGAGAAACTGGATTACTGCATCGTGGGCGAACCGACTTCGACCCATGAGTTGGGCGACGTCTGCAAGAATGGCCGCCGCGGCTCGCTGGGCGGCACGCTGACGGTCAAGGGCATACAGGGCCACGTGGCCTATCCGCATCTGGCGCGCAATCCGGTGCATCAGTTTGCGCCGGCGCTGGCCGAGCTGGTCGGTATCGAGTGGGATAAGGGCAATGAGTATTTCCCGCCTACGACCTTCCAGATCTCGAACCTGAATTCGGGCACGGGCGCAACCAATGTGGTGCCAGCCGAGGCCATCGTGGAATTCAATTGCCGCTTCTCGACCGCGAGCACGCCAGAGTCGCTCAAGGCCCGCGTGCATGAAGTGCTGGATCGCCATGGGCTCGAGTACGATCTGGAGTGGGATCTGGGCGGCGAGCCCTTTCTCACTGCGCGCGGCTCGCTCACCGATGCGCTGTCGTCGGCCATTCAGGCCGAAACCGGCCTCACCCCGGAGTTATCGACCACGGGCGGCACCTCGGATGGCCGCTTCATCGCCAAGATCTGCCCGCAGGTGATCGAGTTCGGCCCGACCAACGCCACGATTCACAAGATCAATGAGCGTGTCGCGCTGGACTGCCTGGACCCTCTCAAGAACATTTACCGGCGCACGTTGGAAAACCTGCTGCTGGCTCATTGAGGCGTTATGCCGTCTACTGATCGACAAGAACTGCAAACTCTGCGCGACCTGATCCGCTATGCGGTGTCGCGTTTTCACGAAAGCCACATTGCGCTGGGCCATGGCTCGGATAACGCCTGGGATGAGGCGGTTTATCTGGTTCTGCACGGTTTGCACCTGCTGCCCGATTCGCTCGATCCCTTTCTGGATGCGCGCGTATTGAGCCAAGAGCGCGATCGCGTTCTCACGCTGATTGACCGTCGCGTCGCCGAGCGCGTGCCGGCAGCCTACCTGACGCATGAAGCCTGGCTGCGCGGCCATCGTTTCTATGTCGATCAGCGGGTCATCGTGCCACGCTCACCGATTGCGGAACTGCTGGATCAGGGCCTTGCACCCTGGGTAGCCGAGCCGGAATCGGTCGGGCGTGCGCTCGACATGTGCACTGGCTCGGGTTGTCTCGCCATCCTGGCCGCCCTCGCCTTTCCCTACGCCGAGGTCGATGCCGTCGATATCTCCCCAGACGCGCTTGATGTAGCGCAGCGCAATGTGGACGAATACCGGCTGCAAGACCGTCTCAGATTGCATCGCAGCAATCTGTTCGACGACCTGCCCGCGGCAGCCTACGACGTGATTGTCTGCAACCCGCCCTACGTCAACAGCCAATCCATGTCAGAGCTGCCGGCCGAATACCGCGCCGAACCGGCACTGGCGCTGGCCGGTGGTGCGGACGGCATGGATCTGGTCAGGCGCATTCTGCAAGCCGCGCCGCGCTACCTGTCGCCGCAAGGAGTGCTGGTGCTGGAAATCGGCCACGAGCGAGATCACTTCGAGGCGGCTTTTCCTGAACTCGAACCCATCTGGCTAGATACCGAGGACGCCTCGGATCAGATCTTGCTACTGACCCGCGAGCAACTGTGATACGTGCCTCTGGATTGACCCTACGCCGTGGCACCAAGGTGCTGCTGGACGGCGCCGAGTTCGTGGTGAACCCAGGCGAGCGCGTGGGCTTTGTCGGCAAGAACGGCGCGGGCAAATCTTCGCTATTCGCCTTGCTGACCGGCAGCCTGGACCAGGATGCCGGTTCGCTCGATGTGCCCGCTGGCTGGCGGATCGCCAGCGTGCAGCAGGAAATCGCCGCCGATGACAAGCCGGCGCGCGAGTTTGTCATCGATGGCGACACCCATTTGCGCGCCTTGCAGGCCGAGCGTGCCGGCGTGAGCGACAACGAAGGTAGCCGTATCGCTGAACTCGAAGCCGCGCTGGCCGAGGCCGATGTCTGGAGCGCCCCCTCGCGCGCCGAGCAATTGCTGGCGGGCCTGGGTTTCGCGCCTGACGAATGGATGCAGCCGGTAAGCAGTTTTTCAGGCGGCTGGCGCATGCGGCTAGCCCTGGCGCGCGCGCTGATGGCACCGTCCGAACTGTTGTTGCTGGACGAGCCGACCAACCACCTGGATCTCGATGCCATGCTGTGGCTGGAGAAATGGCTGGCGGCGTATCCCGGCACGGTGTTGCTGATCTCGCACGACACCGAATTTCTGGATGCGGTGGCGCGCGTGATTCTGCACTTCGATCATGGCAAGCTGATCCGTTACCGGGGCGGCTATGAAGACTTCCTGACACAGCGCGCAGAAAGGTTGCGCCAGGCCAGCATCGCCCACGAACGGCAAACGCGTGAAACCGCCCGTCTGCAAGGCTTCATCGACCGCTTCAAAGCCAAGGCCTCCAAAGCCAAACAGGCCCAAAGCCGTGTAAAGGCCCTGGCCCGCATGCAGGTGCTTGCGCCCTTGCAGGCTGAAGCAGGCATCGACATCCGTATTCCTTCGCCCGACCACACGCCGGACCCCTTGCTAGTGCTGGACAAGATGGCGGCGGGTTATACCGATGAGCGCGGCCAGGCCGTGTCCATCCTGAACAAGGTGACACTGATGGTGCGCGCCGGTGCTCGCGTGGGAGTGCTGGGCGCCAACGGCGCGGGCAAGAGCACGCTGATCAAGACCTTGGCCGAAGAGCTGCCCCTGCAGGCGGGAGAACGCCGCGCCTCGCGCGGGCTCGCCATCGGCTACTTCCATCAGCATCAGCTTGATATGCTCGACCTCGAGAGCACGCCGCTACAGCATCTGACGCGTCTGGCGCCGGACGCCCGTGAACAGGAATTGCGCAACTATCTGGGCGGCTTCGGATTTTCTGGCGACACGGTCAACGGCAAGGTGGCGCCGATGTCAGGCGGTGAAAAGGCGCGACTGGCGCTCTCGCTCATCGTGTGGCAAAAGCCCAATCTGCTGCTGCTCGATGAACCCAGCAACCACCTCGACGTGGAAACCCGCGAAGCGCTGGCCGCCGCGCTGGCCGAGTTTTCGGGCAGCATGCTGCTGGTGTCGCATGACCGCCATTTGCTGCGCACGACCGTGGACAGCTTCTGGATCGTCGCCGACGGACAGGTCCATGAATTCGATGGTGATCTGGAAGACTACCGCGACTGGCTGAGTGCACGGAATGCCCAAGAGCGTGCCGAAGCAGCCGGGCCCAAAGATGCCGATGCGCCCGACCGCAAGGCGCAGCGCCGCCAGGAAGCAGAGCAGCGCCAACGACTGGCCACCTTGCGCAAGCCTTTACAGGCCCGGCTGAGCAAGGTTGAAAGCGAAATGGAAAAACTGCGCGTACGCCTGCAAACGCTGGACGCGCTGATCGCTGACGCCGATCTTTATTCCGATGCACGACGCACCGAACGCCAGCAGGTAATGGCCGAGCACGGTGAGCTTGACAAGCGCATGGGCACGCTGGAAGAAGAATGGTTGGAAATCCAGACCTCGCTTGAAGAGATCGACCCTGGCAGTTGATCTCGCCGCCACCGCAAGCGCCCGCTTGCGGTGGCGCCTTGACGGAACATGATGCCGTCCGGTGCCGGCATCATCCTGCTTAGCCTTGTGTTGCGCGCGCAACCCTCTATACCCTGAGCGACACAAGCAAGCTTCGTTCGCAGAGAAACATGCATCCGTCGATCTGCCCCTCGTTCTTCAGACCAATGCGAACCTGGGATCTGACCGCGGAGGAATTTGATGTACTCGAGCGCGCCAGCGCTGATAGGGACTCGGGCAACACCACAGAAGAAAGCGCAGCGGGATCGAATCTCAGCCGCTTGCAACGAAAGCACAGCAGGTCTGGCTCCTGCCCGTGGGCAGGAGCCAGACCGCATCAAGCGATGATGTCCAGCTTGGCGATACCCAGCGCCAGTGTCTTAGTGCCAGCGTCGCGAAACTGTATCTGGGCCTGAGCATCCTGGCCCGTGCCGCTCAAACCGATGATCGTGCCCTCGCCAAAGCGCGCATGACGCACACCCTGACCCACCCGGTATTGGGCGTCACCGACGGTCACGCCTGTCGTGAGCGAGCGTGGCGCACGCGGCGTGATGGTTCCTGTCTGGCGACGGCCATAGGCGTCGCCGCGCTCGCTCCAAGCCATGCCCCCACCCGCGCCTTGCGATGCCCGCGGGCTAAGCCATTTGAGATGAGACTCGGGGATTTCTTCGAGAAAACGCGAACGCATGGCATAACGAGTCTGACCATGCAGCATACGGCTTTGCGCCAGCGTCAGGTAGAGCCGCTCGCGAGCCCGCGTGATGGCGACATACATCAAGCGCCGCTCTTCTTCGAGGCCTGCCGGCTCAAGAATGCTGTTCTCGTGCGGGAACAAGCCCTCTTCCAGACCGGTGATAAAGACGGCGTCAAACTCCAGGCCCTTGGCAGCATGCACCGTCATAAGCTGCACGGCGTCCTGGCCTGCCTGAGCCTGGTTGTCACCCGCCTCAAGCGCCGCGTGCGACAGAAACGCCGCAAGAGGCGACATGCTGGGCACAGGCGGTTCGCCTTCGGCAGCGTCGGTTTGCAGCGCCACGCCCGCAGGCAAGCTGTCGAAGTTCTCTTCGGCCGCGAACACCGCCGCCGCCGTCACGAGTTCATTCAGGTTTTCGAGGCGCTCGGCGCCTTCGCGCTCGGCCTGGTAATGCGCCTTCAGGCCGCTTTCCTCGATGATGTGCCCAACCATCTCGGGCAGCGGCAAATCACGTGTCTCGGCGGCAAGCCTGCCGATAAGCTGCGCGAACTGCGCGAGATTGGCCCCGCCCTTACCCGGCACCCGTGCCACCGCGCCAAAGAGGCTGGTCTGGCTGCTGGAAGCGGCGTCCGCCAAGAGTTCGAGCGTGCGGGCGCCGATGCCGCGTGTCGGAAAATTCACCACCCGCATCAGCGAGGTGTCGTCATCGGGATTGGCGATCAGGCGCAGATAGGCCAGCGCATGCTTGATCTCCTGCCTCTCGAAAAAGCGCAGGCCGCCATACACCTTGTACGCCACGCCGGCAGAAAACAGCGCATGCTCGAGCACCCGAGACTGGGCGTTGCTGCGATAGAGCACGGCGATTTCGCTGCGCGCGCGGCCTTCGTTGATCAAGGAACGGATTTCATCGACCACCCACTGCGCCTCCATGCCGTCGGAGGGCTGCTCGATGATACGAATCAGCTCGCCTTCCCCCTGGTCGGTCCAGAGGTTTTTACCCAGCCGGCCGCTGTTATGGCCGATCAGCGCATTAGCTGCATCCAGAATGTGCCCGAAAGAGCGATAGTTCTGCTCCAGGCGAATCACCCGCCCCTGGGCGTAGTCGCGCTCGAAGTCGGCCATATTGCCGACATTGGCGCCCCGAAAGGCGTAAATGGATTGATCGTCATCGCCCACGGCGAAGATCGCCGCCCCGCCGCCAGCCAACAGACGCAGCCATTTGTACTGCAGCGTATTGGTATCCTGGAATTCATCGACAAGGATATGTCGGAAGCGCCGCTGATAGTGCTCGCGCACGGGCGCGTTGCGGCTCAGCAACTCATAGGCGCGCAACAAGAGCTCGGCGAAATCGACCACGCCTTCACGCTGGCATTGCGCTTCATAGAGTTGATAAATCTCGACGAGTTTGCGGCGGTGCGCATCCCAGGCCTCGACCTCGGCCGGGCGCAGGCCATCTTCCTTGCTGCCGTTGATGAAACGCTGCACGTCACGGGGCGGATACTTCTCGTCGTCGATGCCCTGCGCTTTGAGTAAACGCTTGATGGCGGCGAGCTGATCGGCCGTGTCGAGAATCTGGAAGGCCTGCGGCAAGCCCGCATCGCGGTGATGCGCGCGCAACATGCGATTGCACAGGCCGTGAAAGGTACCGATCCACAGGCCGCGCGTATCGATCGGCATGGTGGCTGCCATGCGCATCAACATCTCGCGGGCGGCCTTGTTCGTGAACGTAACTGCCAGAATGCCAAAAGGACTGGCCTGACCGGTTTGAATCAGCCAGGCCATGCGGGTCGTGAGAACCCGGGTCTTACCGCTACCCGCCCCGGCAAGGACCAGGGCGTGAAGCGGTTCGAGAGTAACGGCAGCGAGTTGTTGCGGGTTGAGCTTATCGAGCATCATGCCGCGTAGCGGCGCAGGTGCAGCGCGAACTGCTCGAGGCCAGCGATGCCGCTTTGCTGGGCGCGCTGGCACCAGGCTTGCAGATCCTGCAACAGCTGCTCGCTGCTGGCGCTGGAGCTCTCCCAGATACGGCCCAGTTCCCGGCGCATCTGCACCAGCGTGGACAGGGAAGCGTTCTTGGCGATGACCTGATCAACCTCGGCGAGCTGTGCAGGCTGCAGCACCTCTTCGTTGCGGGTCAGCGTGCGGCGAACGCGGTTGAGCAGGGTCCAGTTGCAGTCGGCGCTACCCTTGCGGCGCGAGGCTTTGAGCTTGTTGAGCTCTTCGCCAGCCGCCTTCTTGATAACGTCGGCATAACGGGCCATGACTTCGTAGCGGTGGGTGATGACGCCTTGCAAGGTGCGCAGATCGATCGCCTTGGCATCAGGGTCCAGAGTCAGCTTGGGAGCGACCTTCTTGACCTTGGCCAGCCCCAGCCAGCGCAGCACGGTGATATAGCCCCAACCCACGTCGATTTCGTACCACTTGGCCGAGAACTTGGCCGAGGTGCCATGAGCATGGTGGTTGTTGTGCAGCTCTTCGCCGCCGATGATGAAGCCCCAGGGGAACACATTGGTGCTGGTGTCAGGGCTGTTGTAATTGCGGTAGCCCCAGTAGTGGCCCACCCCGTTGACAACGCCGGCAGCCCAGAAGGGAATCCAAGCCATTTGCACGGCCCAGACGGTCAGGCCGATGGCGCCGAACAAGGCCACGTCAATGGCGAGCATGGTCA includes:
- the dapC gene encoding succinyldiaminopimelate transaminase — encoded protein: MNPRLDALNPYPFEKLRALLAEAGSPPQGLAPINLSIGEPKHAAPARVGEALCANLQGLSVYPATKGEPALREAISQWLAQRYSIPAPDADREVLPVLGSREALFAFTQAVVDPGADALVVCPNPFYQIYEGATLLAGATPFYVNADPARDFGCDWVAVPEAVWRRTQLVFVCSPGNPAGNVMSLEDWQVLFDLSDRYGFVIASDECYSEIYFDEAPLGSLQAARRLGRNDYRNVVAFSSLSKRSNVPGLRSGFVAGDAQLIGRFLLYRTYHGSAMSPVIAAASVAAWTDEDHVAENRREYRAKFEAVVPILQRVMDVRMPQAAFYLWAPTPGPDTAFVRDLYGRTAVTVLPGSFLAREAHGVNPGDGRVRIALVAPLEQCVEAAERIVHFIKTSV
- the dapD gene encoding 2,3,4,5-tetrahydropyridine-2,6-dicarboxylate N-succinyltransferase, whose translation is MTLDLQTTIEKAWESRANLSPADASAEVREAVEHTIDALDQGRLRVADKSSGEWIVHQWIKKAVLLSFRLQDNEVMGEAPLTFYDKVQTKFADFGAAAFKAGGYRVVPPAVARRGSFIGRNVVLMPSYVNIGAYVDEGTMVDTWATVGSCAQIGKNVHLSGGVGIGGVLEPLQANPTIIEDNCFIGARSEVVEGVVVEENSVLAMGVFLSQSTKIFDRATGTITYGRVPSGSVVVPGSLPSADGSHSLACAVIVKRVDAQTRAKTSINDLLRA
- the dapE gene encoding succinyl-diaminopimelate desuccinylase; translated protein: MSAVLDLVRDLIARPSVTPQDKDCQQMLAQRLARIGFQCETIARGGVTNLWARRGTQGPLVVFAGHTDVVPPGPREKWDSDPFVPTERDGYLYGRGASDMKSSIAAFVVAVEEFVAAHPQHEGSLAFLLTSDEEGPAIDGTVIVCDALQARGEKLDYCIVGEPTSTHELGDVCKNGRRGSLGGTLTVKGIQGHVAYPHLARNPVHQFAPALAELVGIEWDKGNEYFPPTTFQISNLNSGTGATNVVPAEAIVEFNCRFSTASTPESLKARVHEVLDRHGLEYDLEWDLGGEPFLTARGSLTDALSSAIQAETGLTPELSTTGGTSDGRFIAKICPQVIEFGPTNATIHKINERVALDCLDPLKNIYRRTLENLLLAH
- the prmB gene encoding 50S ribosomal protein L3 N(5)-glutamine methyltransferase, coding for MPSTDRQELQTLRDLIRYAVSRFHESHIALGHGSDNAWDEAVYLVLHGLHLLPDSLDPFLDARVLSQERDRVLTLIDRRVAERVPAAYLTHEAWLRGHRFYVDQRVIVPRSPIAELLDQGLAPWVAEPESVGRALDMCTGSGCLAILAALAFPYAEVDAVDISPDALDVAQRNVDEYRLQDRLRLHRSNLFDDLPAAAYDVIVCNPPYVNSQSMSELPAEYRAEPALALAGGADGMDLVRRILQAAPRYLSPQGVLVLEIGHERDHFEAAFPELEPIWLDTEDASDQILLLTREQL
- a CDS encoding ATP-binding cassette domain-containing protein translates to MIRASGLTLRRGTKVLLDGAEFVVNPGERVGFVGKNGAGKSSLFALLTGSLDQDAGSLDVPAGWRIASVQQEIAADDKPAREFVIDGDTHLRALQAERAGVSDNEGSRIAELEAALAEADVWSAPSRAEQLLAGLGFAPDEWMQPVSSFSGGWRMRLALARALMAPSELLLLDEPTNHLDLDAMLWLEKWLAAYPGTVLLISHDTEFLDAVARVILHFDHGKLIRYRGGYEDFLTQRAERLRQASIAHERQTRETARLQGFIDRFKAKASKAKQAQSRVKALARMQVLAPLQAEAGIDIRIPSPDHTPDPLLVLDKMAAGYTDERGQAVSILNKVTLMVRAGARVGVLGANGAGKSTLIKTLAEELPLQAGERRASRGLAIGYFHQHQLDMLDLESTPLQHLTRLAPDAREQELRNYLGGFGFSGDTVNGKVAPMSGGEKARLALSLIVWQKPNLLLLDEPSNHLDVETREALAAALAEFSGSMLLVSHDRHLLRTTVDSFWIVADGQVHEFDGDLEDYRDWLSARNAQERAEAAGPKDADAPDRKAQRRQEAEQRQRLATLRKPLQARLSKVESEMEKLRVRLQTLDALIADADLYSDARRTERQQVMAEHGELDKRMGTLEEEWLEIQTSLEEIDPGS
- a CDS encoding UvrD-helicase domain-containing protein, producing MMLDKLNPQQLAAVTLEPLHALVLAGAGSGKTRVLTTRMAWLIQTGQASPFGILAVTFTNKAAREMLMRMAATMPIDTRGLWIGTFHGLCNRMLRAHHRDAGLPQAFQILDTADQLAAIKRLLKAQGIDDEKYPPRDVQRFINGSKEDGLRPAEVEAWDAHRRKLVEIYQLYEAQCQREGVVDFAELLLRAYELLSRNAPVREHYQRRFRHILVDEFQDTNTLQYKWLRLLAGGGAAIFAVGDDDQSIYAFRGANVGNMADFERDYAQGRVIRLEQNYRSFGHILDAANALIGHNSGRLGKNLWTDQGEGELIRIIEQPSDGMEAQWVVDEIRSLINEGRARSEIAVLYRSNAQSRVLEHALFSAGVAYKVYGGLRFFERQEIKHALAYLRLIANPDDDTSLMRVVNFPTRGIGARTLELLADAASSSQTSLFGAVARVPGKGGANLAQFAQLIGRLAAETRDLPLPEMVGHIIEESGLKAHYQAEREGAERLENLNELVTAAAVFAAEENFDSLPAGVALQTDAAEGEPPVPSMSPLAAFLSHAALEAGDNQAQAGQDAVQLMTVHAAKGLEFDAVFITGLEEGLFPHENSILEPAGLEEERRLMYVAITRARERLYLTLAQSRMLHGQTRYAMRSRFLEEIPESHLKWLSPRASQGAGGGMAWSERGDAYGRRQTGTITPRAPRSLTTGVTVGDAQYRVGQGVRHARFGEGTIIGLSGTGQDAQAQIQFRDAGTKTLALGIAKLDIIA
- a CDS encoding DesA family fatty acid desaturase; its protein translation is MDYILSFLSGGLTQASWWQIVAFTLIVTHITIVAVTVFLHRSQAHRGLDLHPAVMHFFRFWLWMTTGMVTKEWVAIHRKHHAKCEKEGDPHSPMLFGIWKVLFRGAELYRQESTNKETMAKFGHGTPDDWLERNLYAKHSLWGVLTMLAIDVALFGAIGLTVWAVQMAWIPFWAAGVVNGVGHYWGYRNYNSPDTSTNVFPWGFIIGGEELHNNHHAHGTSAKFSAKWYEIDVGWGYITVLRWLGLAKVKKVAPKLTLDPDAKAIDLRTLQGVITHRYEVMARYADVIKKAAGEELNKLKASRRKGSADCNWTLLNRVRRTLTRNEEVLQPAQLAEVDQVIAKNASLSTLVQMRRELGRIWESSSASSEQLLQDLQAWCQRAQQSGIAGLEQFALHLRRYAA